The Desulfovibrio fairfieldensis sequence TGAGGAAATCAGCCGCTCTATCAGCCATGTCAACGCCATCGCAGGCGACACCGCCCAAGCCATGCAAGCGGCCGCCGGCGCTGTGACGGACCTGGCGGAACAGACGCGGGCCCTGAGCGGATTGATTGAAAACATGAAGAAGAGCTGAGCGGCCGGACCGTTCCGTCCGATTTTTCAGCCGGATGACAAGGGGGGAGCGCCAACGGCGCTCCCCCCTTTCGCATTGCCTGACGCCGCTTGTCGCGGCCGATCTCAGACGCTCTTTTCCTGTGGGCTTTTGCCCTCCGCCTCCTGCTTCAGCAGGTAGCCCTTGCCCCAGGCGGACATGGCCTTCAGAACCGGTTCCATGCTCCTGCCGAAATCCGTCAGCGAATATTCCACCCTGGGCGGGACGACGGGAAAGACTTCCCGTCGCACCAGACCGTCCCTTTCCAGTTCGCGCAGTTGCTGGGTCAGCATTTTGGGCGTTGCGCACGGTATTGCCCTGCGCAACTGTGAAAAGCGCAACGTCCCGGTAATGAGCTTGTAGAGAACCAGGGATTTATACTTCCCGCCGATGATATCCACGGTGGCTTCCACCGGACAGTGCCGTTCCACCGGAACCGGCGTTCCCGGTTTTTTCCCGCTGCCGTGGCTGTCCGCGTCGTCTTGCGCCATCTTCAGTATCCTTTCAGGTACTATATACCAAAAAAGTGCGTTCTTGCTCTAAATATACGTATGGTTCTAAAACTATCCGCAATCAAACGGAAGGCAATTGTGTTCATGAGCCATGAAAAAGCGAGGATGAGAGCATGATTTTTCAACAGGTCCGCAACGCCACAAGCATTATTACCTTTGCCGGAAAGAAGTTTCTGCTGGATCCCTTTCTGGCGGACCGGGGCGCGCTTCCACCCGTGCCGTCGCCCCACAATGAAAGTCCTAATCCCCTTGTGCCCCTGCCGCTGCCCATTGAGGCCATCGTGGCTGTGGACGCGGTCGTGGTCACCCATATGCACCACTTCGATCATTTTGACGAAGCGGCCCGCAAGGCCGTTGCCAGGGACATCCCCGTCTTTGTCCAGAGCGAAAAAGAGGCTTCGGACATGCGGGCTCTGGGCTTCACCGCTGTCGCGGCTCTTACGGAAACGGGCGTCGGTTTCGGGGAGATCACGCTGTACAGAACGGATGCCCTGCACGGCCAGGGCGAAGCCGCGGCGCGCAACTACCGGGAGCGGGGTATTCCAGCCGAGGCCTGCGGCGTGGTTTTTGCCGCTCCGGGCGAGAAAACCCTGTACGCGGCCGGGGATACCCTCTGGTATGCGGGCGTGCGAGCCGCTCTGGACCGCTATCAGCCCGATGTTGTCGTGCTTAACGCCGCCGATGCCCGTTTTCATGACGGGACGCCCATCCTCATGGACGCGGACGGCCTGTACGAAGCGGCCATGGCCGCCCCTCAGGCTACGATCATCACCGGCCATCTGGATGCGGTCAATCATGCCCGGTTGGGCCGCGCCGGACTGCGGGAATTTGTGAAAGCCAGGGGGCTCTCGGAGCGGGTGCGCATTCCCGAGGACGGGGAGGTCTGTATACTGTAAAGGAAAAGGGGGCACGCCATGCGGCGCGCCCCCTTGCTTTTTGGAGGTATCCCGGCTCAGCCCCAGAGCACCAGCCCGGTTTCCAGGGGCGAAGCCTGACCCTTGTGCACGGGCATGACCCGGATGCCGTAGCGGTAATGTCCGTTGTGGGTGGGAATGTAGGTGGCGGAATAGTTCATGCCGTCCTCGCCGTGGTCCGCGGCGCGGGGCTCAAGGCGCAGCACCTCGGGCTTGTTGCGGAAGTTGCCGTTGGCGTAGGCGCGGCCGATGACCAGTTGCACCAGTATTTCCTCGGGCTTCATCTGGCCCAGATGCATGTGCAGGCGCACGCTGACGGGCTCGCCGCAGGTCATGGTGTTGCCGTCCGCGCCGCTGATGATGATTTCCTCCATCTTCACCGTGCCGAAGCGCGCGGGCAGGTCCTGCTGCCAGACCGCCAGATCGCGGCAGAGCGCCCAGTCGTCCTCGGCCAGCATGTCGCGGCGTTTGGCGCCCGGCATATAGGCCAGCCGGATATAGTCGTTGAGCATGCGGTTGCTGCTGTACATGGCCGTAAGGCTTTTCAGCGAGCGCTTGGACATGGCGATCCAGTTGGCGGGCAGACCGGCGTTGTTCA is a genomic window containing:
- a CDS encoding winged helix-turn-helix transcriptional regulator, with the protein product MAQDDADSHGSGKKPGTPVPVERHCPVEATVDIIGGKYKSLVLYKLITGTLRFSQLRRAIPCATPKMLTQQLRELERDGLVRREVFPVVPPRVEYSLTDFGRSMEPVLKAMSAWGKGYLLKQEAEGKSPQEKSV
- a CDS encoding MBL fold metallo-hydrolase, with the protein product MIFQQVRNATSIITFAGKKFLLDPFLADRGALPPVPSPHNESPNPLVPLPLPIEAIVAVDAVVVTHMHHFDHFDEAARKAVARDIPVFVQSEKEASDMRALGFTAVAALTETGVGFGEITLYRTDALHGQGEAAARNYRERGIPAEACGVVFAAPGEKTLYAAGDTLWYAGVRAALDRYQPDVVVLNAADARFHDGTPILMDADGLYEAAMAAPQATIITGHLDAVNHARLGRAGLREFVKARGLSERVRIPEDGEVCIL